A single region of the Lotus japonicus ecotype B-129 chromosome 4, LjGifu_v1.2 genome encodes:
- the LOC130714871 gene encoding NADH dehydrogenase [ubiquinone] 1 beta subcomplex subunit 8, mitochondrial, with product MAGRLTNSASRILGGNGVVLRSVASSLRLRSGIGPPVGKHIVPDKPLPANDELVWDNGTSLPEPCIDRIADTVGKYEALAWLCGGLSCFASLGLLAVWNDKASKIPFAPKVYPYDNLAARICNQP from the exons ATGGCAGGAAGATTGACGAACTCAGCATCAAGGATCTTGGGTGGAAACGGCGTCGTTCTCCGATCTGTAGCTTCCTCTCTCCGCCTCCGTTCCGGCATCGGTCCCCCCGTCGGCAAACACATCGTCCCTGACAAACCC CTTCCTGCGAATGATGAACTTGTGTGGGATAATGGTACTTCATTACCCGAACCCTGTATAGATCGCATTGCTGATACTGTTGGAAAG TATGAAGCATTGGCCTGGCTCTGTGGGGGATTGAGTTGTTTTGCGTCTCTGGGATTGTTGGCAGTGTGGAATGATAAAGCCTCCAAGATTCCATTT GCACCCAAAGTGTATCCATATGACAATCTGGCAGCGAGGATTTGTAATCAACCATAG
- the LOC130715478 gene encoding protein THYLAKOID ASSEMBLY 8-like, chloroplastic: MASRFFSKKLGIRNLASIFRVGEFVRSSKSISDTSTSLPLRSSVAVFDRKYVWGFREYHDGRPRGPLWRGKKLIGKEALFVISGLKRFKDDDDVLHKFIKTHVLRLLKVDIIAVLTELERQQEVSLAFKVFKVMQKQDWYKPDAFLYKDLIIALARSKKMDEVLELWESMRKENLFPDSQTYTEVIRGFLNYGSPADAMNIYEDMKNSPDPPEELPFRILLKGLLPHPLLRNKVKQDFEEIFPDSSIYDPPQEIFGVR; this comes from the exons ATGGCGAGTCGTTTCTTCTCAAAAAAATTGGGAATCCGTAATTTGGCTTCAATATTTAGAGTTGGAGAGTTTGTGAGAAGTAGCAAGTCCATTAGTGACACTTCAACTTCGTTGCCATTGAGATCTTCTGTTGCAGTTTTCGACCGCAAATATGTGTGGGGTTTCAGGGAATACCATGACGGAAGGCCAAGGGGTCCCCTTTGGAGGGGAAAGAAGCTCATTGGCAAAGAGGCTCTCTTTGTGATATCCGGGTTGAAGAGGTTCAAGGACGACGACGATGTGCTTCACAAGTTCATCAAAACCCATGTTCTGCGCCTCTTGAAGGTTGACATAATTGCTGTTCTCACAGAACTTGAGCGCCAACAAGAAGTTTCTCTCGCTTTCAAG GTGTTTAAGGTGATGCAAAAGCAGGATTGGTACAAACCTGATGCATTCTTGTATAAGGACTTAATTATTGCACTTGCAAGGTCTAAAAAGATGGATGAAGTGTTGGAATTGTGGGAAAGCATGAGAAAAGAGAATCTGTTCCCTGATTCTCAGACTTATACTGAAGTCATAAGGGGCTTCTTGAATTATGGTTCTCCTGCAGATGCAATGAACATATATGAGGATATGAAGAATTCTCCGGATCCACCAGAGGAGTTGCCATTCAGAATCTTGTTGAAAGGACTCTTGCCACATCCTCTTTTGAGAAACAAGGTGAAACAAGATTTTGAGGAGATCTTCCCGGATTCCAGCATTTATGATCCTCCACAAGAGATATTTGGCGTCCGATAA